The genomic window GCTGGACGAAATCATTCTGGCGCCCGGCGTGCATCAACTCCGGCTGGAGCATCCGGAGCGCGAGCGCTTCGTGACCACGCGTGAGTTTGCCGCGGGCCAGCGTGAAACGTTGTCGATCGAGTTGCAGGCGAAGGATTGAGGGTATAACAACGCATTGGTTGTCGGCGCGACCGGTTTCGCGAAGGCCGGTTGGGCCGGGCAGCCATTTGCCGGCCTGGTTTTGACTATTGCGCCGGGCCAGGGCAAACCATTTTGCCAGGCCACCGTCAGACCGTGATATTGATCTGCGAAGAGAGACGCATGGAGATGAAAAGGTCAACAAAATTGCTTTGGGGGTGGCTGCTCCTGGCGTCGCCGATGGTCACGGCGCAGACTTGGGCAACGCATGAGCCTATGCTGACGCCGCGCTACGGCATCACGGCCGTGTATTGGAACAATCAAATCGTGGTGATGGGCGGCCGCGATGCCAATGATTCGCTATTGGCGCTGGTGGAAAGTTTCGATTTCTTCAGCGGCTTGTGGTCCCGTTTTCCGGCGGATTTGCGCGAGCCGCGTTTCAATGCCGCGGCGGTCGTCTACCGCGGCCGCATGCACGTCGTGGGCGGCTGTGGCGACAGCGCGCAGGCGCTGAAGACCGCGGAATTCTACAACGAACAAACCCAGCAATGGGAGCAAACCCCGGCGCTCGCCGTGGCGCGCGAGGGCGCGGCGGTGGCGGTGATCAACGACACGCTGTTCGCCATCGGCGGTTATGACGGCGCCGGCCCGCTCAAGAGCATCGAGTACTATCGCCCCACTTTCGACCGCTGGCAAACCAGCCGCTGGGAGCTTTCGGCCCCGCGCGGCTGGCTCGCAGCGACGACGCTGCGCGATTCGATCTTCACCGTGGGCGGATTGCTGCTGGCCCCCGTGGGAATTCTGGAGCGCTACCATGTTTCGGACGGCAGCCGCCGGCGGGCTGACATGCCCACCCCGCGCGGCCGCATGGCAGCGGTGAATTTCGAAAACGAGTTGTGGACCATCGGCGGCGTGTCGCAACACGGCGCCGCGGAAACCGTCGAGCTATACGAGTATCGCACCAACGAATGGCGCACCGGCCCCGCGCTGACGCAACCGCGGGAGCTGCATGCGGCGGTGGTGGTTTTTGATCGAATCTACGTCTTCGGCGGCCGCGATGCCGAGGGCAAGGTGCTGGCGTCCACAGAAACGTTTCAGGCTGCGACCGCGGTGGCGGAACCCCGGAGACGCCTGCCGGACGCGCCGGTTTTGCTGAGCTATCCCAATCCCTTTGCGGCCTCCGTCAAGATCGCGCTGCTGGCTGCCGAGTTCAAAACCGCAACCGCCACCGTGGTTGTGCATGATTTGCTGGGCGCAACCGTACTTCGCCGCCAAATGGCTGTCGGCACCAGCGGGCTGGAATTGGTGTGGGATGGCAGAGATCAAGCCGGCCGCCCGGTGCACGATGGCCTGTATTTCATCACCATCAAAGCCGGCGACGCCGTTTTCCGGCACAAGCTCGTAAAGCTCAGCCGATAAACGTTGAATCTCGGGAGGGAGCGATGATCTTGCCCCGCCGTAGCGCAGTCAGGTTGTTGCTCGCTGCTGCCCTGGCCCTCAGTTTCAACTGCAGCGAGAATCCGTTTGGCGGCGATGACAAGATCAACGACCGGCGCCAGGTTCGGGGCCATGTGGCGTTCAGCAACGGGGCCGCTGCTGCCGGTGTGTTTGTCTGGCTGGATCGCCATGATCTCAGCGCGCGCACCGCAGATGACGGCAGCTTTGTTCTGGCGCTGCCGCCTTTGCAGAACCAGCAGGGCGTGGTGGCAGAGGGCACTCTTTATTTCTATCTCGCCAACTACAAGCTGGCCACGGCCCAAGTCAAAATCACGGAGGGTCAGTTCGCTTTTGGGCAGGCGGGGATTGACGCTGAAGGCCGGGTGCGCGGCCCCATCATCATGGCGCGGGCGGTGGATATCGTCACCCAGGTGACGCCACCGGCGTGGCCCGCTGACCAGGATTCCCTGAAGATCACCGTCCGGCTGGTGGCGGATGACGGCTGTGTGTTGGTTTACAATCCGCTGCTCGATTCCGTGCCGCGCGACGGCGTTGACTTTGCGCCGCTGGGTGCAGCATTGCTTCATCACACTGAAACCGGCCAGGTGTTCACGCTGCGAACCTCCGCCACCGGTAACGGCACCGAGCGCTTGCAATCATGCGCAGAGCAGGCCATTCACAGGAAACTCATGGCCGCGGGACCACAGTTGCGGCCTCTCCCCGCCGGCAAGTATGAGGTGATTCCCTACCTCTGGCTGGAGCCGGAGGGCACGCCCCCAGCACTGCTGGCCCATCTCGGAGCAGAGGTGAATGAACTGGGAGGAAACTATCTCAAGAAGCCAATGCACCGGCAGCCAGCGATTT from bacterium includes these protein-coding regions:
- a CDS encoding T9SS type A sorting domain-containing protein produces the protein MKRSTKLLWGWLLLASPMVTAQTWATHEPMLTPRYGITAVYWNNQIVVMGGRDANDSLLALVESFDFFSGLWSRFPADLREPRFNAAAVVYRGRMHVVGGCGDSAQALKTAEFYNEQTQQWEQTPALAVAREGAAVAVINDTLFAIGGYDGAGPLKSIEYYRPTFDRWQTSRWELSAPRGWLAATTLRDSIFTVGGLLLAPVGILERYHVSDGSRRRADMPTPRGRMAAVNFENELWTIGGVSQHGAAETVELYEYRTNEWRTGPALTQPRELHAAVVVFDRIYVFGGRDAEGKVLASTETFQAATAVAEPRRRLPDAPVLLSYPNPFAASVKIALLAAEFKTATATVVVHDLLGATVLRRQMAVGTSGLELVWDGRDQAGRPVHDGLYFITIKAGDAVFRHKLVKLSR